In the Enterococcus saigonensis genome, one interval contains:
- a CDS encoding ReoY family proteolytic degradation factor codes for MFIDVKEKKNFLNWFVTHASFSRREVCWILNYLANHEAILNNVHFVENADATNRGLQIRDLTAQGDPMRLFISGKVFEDSDQIFHEIRLNWKEALYIECLFDNAWENPGYLSILEDNPFMKWNENIDPTVIDSVNQFLLEEEQIARMNQLYQEIDQALETGDKERFMRLSEDVNKELQQHSRQKTAD; via the coding sequence ATGTTTATCGACGTCAAAGAAAAGAAGAATTTTCTCAATTGGTTTGTCACCCATGCATCTTTTAGTCGTCGTGAAGTTTGTTGGATTTTAAATTATTTAGCCAACCATGAAGCTATCTTAAATAATGTTCATTTTGTCGAAAACGCCGATGCTACTAATCGCGGTTTACAAATTCGTGATTTGACAGCTCAAGGCGATCCAATGCGATTATTTATTTCCGGAAAGGTTTTTGAGGATAGTGATCAGATTTTTCATGAGATTCGTTTAAACTGGAAAGAAGCTTTGTATATTGAATGCCTTTTTGATAATGCATGGGAGAATCCGGGATATTTATCAATTTTAGAGGATAATCCGTTCATGAAGTGGAATGAAAACATCGATCCGACAGTCATTGATAGTGTTAATCAGTTCCTTCTTGAAGAAGAACAGATTGCAAGAATGAATCAATTGTATCAAGAAATCGACCAAGCATTGGAAACAGGTGATAAAGAAAGATTTATGCGCTTGTCAGAAGATGTAAACAAAGAGTTACAGCAGCATTCCAGACAAAAAACAGCAGATTAA
- a CDS encoding YitT family protein, whose protein sequence is MNTNKYTPLLRDLILILMGTCIYAFGLIYINIPNNLAEGGVTGITLILRALFGINPAFSTFILNIPIIILGGKVLGKRSFYYTIFGTTNLSVWLFIWQKVPLAINLEHDLLISALLAGIIAGFGSGIVYRVGGTTGGSDVIARILEKKRGISVGRSLFFFDILILLASLTYIDLKRMMYTLIFSYVFANIVDTILDGGYSAKGILVISNQTKQMAPVLMEVTGRGTSFLKGEGAYSGIDKNILYMVVTSREVMEVKRIIAEFDEQAFISIINVHEVSGEGFTYKRPKNNFFKKKQNHN, encoded by the coding sequence CTTGTATTTATGCCTTTGGTTTAATTTATATCAATATCCCCAATAATCTCGCTGAGGGGGGCGTAACAGGTATTACCTTGATTTTACGTGCATTATTTGGTATTAATCCCGCGTTTAGTACTTTTATCTTGAACATTCCAATTATTATTTTAGGTGGCAAAGTACTAGGAAAGCGTTCATTCTACTATACTATTTTTGGTACCACTAATTTGTCTGTCTGGCTTTTTATTTGGCAAAAAGTACCGCTGGCTATTAACTTAGAACACGATTTGCTTATTTCTGCTTTATTAGCTGGCATTATCGCAGGCTTTGGTAGTGGAATCGTTTACCGTGTTGGTGGCACAACCGGTGGTAGTGATGTTATCGCCCGCATTTTGGAAAAAAAACGGGGAATTTCAGTTGGTCGTTCATTATTTTTCTTTGATATTTTAATTCTATTAGCCTCATTGACTTATATTGATTTAAAACGGATGATGTATACTTTGATTTTTTCTTATGTGTTTGCCAATATCGTTGATACTATTTTAGATGGTGGCTATTCTGCGAAAGGAATACTCGTAATTTCAAATCAGACAAAACAAATGGCTCCTGTCTTAATGGAAGTGACTGGACGTGGTACGAGCTTTTTAAAAGGCGAAGGTGCATATTCTGGTATAGATAAAAATATTTTGTACATGGTGGTAACTTCAAGAGAAGTAATGGAGGTAAAACGCATTATTGCGGAGTTTGATGAGCAGGCTTTTATCTCTATAATAAACGTCCATGAAGTATCAGGTGAAGGCTTCACTTACAAACGTCCCAAAAATAACTTCTTTAAAAAAAAACAAAATCATAATTGA